The sequence AATCGATGCCTATAGAGATGCTTCGCTTCGCTGCATGACAGGGATGGGGCCAGCGGGGTATCCCCGCCCTCATAATATCCAAGAGGGCGCGGAGACCGCGCCCCTGCATTATTGATGGTGCGTGCAGAGCACGCACCCTACGCGAGAACCTCACACAGCACGGCTCCCGCGGTGGCGATGTCGTCATCATCGACATCGCGGTGCGTGACCGCGCGAATTCGCGTCGCGCCGAATCCCACCAGCAGCACTCCGCGGTTGGCCAGGCGACACAGCACGTCGTCCGGAGACCATCGGTCGGATTCCAGTTCGATGACGACGATATTGGTCGGCGGCGGGTCGGGAATGACGCGTACACCCGGGATGTCGTTGATCGCCGCGGCCAATTGGGCGGCGCGACGGTGATCCTCACCCAACCGCGGCAGTTGATGTTCGATCGCCCAGAGTCCCGCGGCGGCCAGAATGCCGACCTGGCGCATACCGCCGCCGAACATCTTGCGCGTACGGCGCGCCCGCGCAATGAACCCGCGCGCACCGAGAATCAACGATCCGACCGGCGCTCCCAACCCCTTCGACAGGCAGACCGAGACCGAGTCGAACCCCCGGACCCATTCGGGCAATGGAATTCCCGTGGCCGCGTACGCGTTCCAGATGCGCGCCCCGTCGAGATGGGTCCTGACGCCGCGTTCCTGCGCCAGCGCCACGATGCGGCGCATGACATCCAGCGGCACTACTGTCCCCCCCGCGCGGTTGTGCGTGTTCTCGACGGCGATGATCCCGGTGCGAGGGTGATGAATGTTCTCGGGGCGGATCGCCGCGGCGATACGGTCGGGGTCGGGAATCCCACCCGGCGCCGGGATCGGTCTGACCTGCAAACGCGCCAGCGCCGCCGGAGCGCCCACTTCATACCAATCGATGTGCGACTCATCGTCGCAGATCAACTCATCGCCGGGGGCGGCATGGGTGAACAGTGAGACCTCATTGCCCATCGTCCCCGAGGCGACAAACAGCGCCGCCTCCACGCCGAACAGCGCGGCGATCTTCGCCTCCAGCTCCTTGACGGTGGGATCATCTTCGAAGACATCATCGCCGACCGGTGCGGCCATCATGGCGGCGCGCATCTCCGGTGTCGGACGGGTGACGGTATCGGAGCGGAGATCGATCGTCTTCATAGGGGCTCCCGGTGCCGAATGTACCAGTATATCATGGATGGGTGGCACGCACAAGCGCGCGGACGCGACTGCCTACGGACAGTCGGGGCGATCACAAGGATTGCCACTGCCGTTCAATCGCAGCAGGTCGGTAGGGGCGAGGCGTTGCCTCGCCCACTTGCCTGCCGGAGAAGGGCGACCCGGCGGGCCGCCCCGACGGAGAACCGGCGCGTGGCCGCGATCACAGATCGCGGGCACACATACGGTGCGCGACGATCCCGTCGTCTATGTAACCGAGGGGGCCGATTGGGCCGAGCGGATGGCGGCGATCGAATTCAACACCGTGGCGACGAAGTCGTGCCCGGAGGTCAAGACCGGCAGACCCAGTTGATCCTGCAATTCGGGAATGGTCTCGTCGTCGAGGAACAGGCCATCGGTGTTCAGGCACTCGGGGGGTACAACGAGCGCATCGACGTCGAGCGTTGCGGCGCGGAACTGCGTGGCGATGTCGGCGCCGGTGAGCAATCCGGCGACCGTCACCGTGTGCCCCCAGAAATCGTTGTTGACGATCAACGACATCACCTCGAGGTTCTTTACCTTGCGACTGACGCGCTCGCACAGATCGGCGATGAAGGGGCCGGCCGAATGTCCGGTGGCGAAGCACAGACGCAGCGGTCGGGCGAGTCGGCGCGGGATCTCCTTCTCGCGTTCGTCGTAGGTGTCCATCAGGCGACGGACCAGGCCGATGCCGTTCTCAATCTGGCAATAGTCGTCGTAGTAGGCGGCCGGGGGGATCGGTGCTTCAGCAACCAGGACCATCTCATCGGCGGCATAGATCACGCCTGTGCCGTGGCGTTTGCGCATGCGTGTGTGACGGCGCTCGACTTCATGAAGGATCTTGGTCGCCATTTCGGGAGTGACCAGCGACAGAGCGGGGAGGTCGTCGCGGTACTTGGTCAGACCGACCGGGACCACGCCGATCGAGAGCACGTTGGGATATAGCGCCAGAAGATCGTCGAACGAGCGCCAGAGGGTCTTGCCGTCGTTCAGTCCCGGTGTGACGACGATCTGCGTGTGCGTGCGGATGCCGTGGGCATGCAACTCCTGCAAGAGCGGCAGAATCGGCTCGGCGTCCGGTTTGCGCAGGAAGAC comes from Candidatus Zixiibacteriota bacterium and encodes:
- a CDS encoding GntG family PLP-dependent aldolase, producing MKTIDLRSDTVTRPTPEMRAAMMAAPVGDDVFEDDPTVKELEAKIAALFGVEAALFVASGTMGNEVSLFTHAAPGDELICDDESHIDWYEVGAPAALARLQVRPIPAPGGIPDPDRIAAAIRPENIHHPRTGIIAVENTHNRAGGTVVPLDVMRRIVALAQERGVRTHLDGARIWNAYAATGIPLPEWVRGFDSVSVCLSKGLGAPVGSLILGARGFIARARRTRKMFGGGMRQVGILAAAGLWAIEHQLPRLGEDHRRAAQLAAAINDIPGVRVIPDPPPTNIVVIELESDRWSPDDVLCRLANRGVLLVGFGATRIRAVTHRDVDDDDIATAGAVLCEVLA
- a CDS encoding DUF512 domain-containing protein, with the translated sequence MPIVRRLHHPGPIPQGALAPGDEVVAINGHPLRDVIDARFYAAEETVELTVRRADGSETTIGLSKPIDAELGIEYEPDKIRICKANCDFCFVRQQPKKTLRRTLHIKDDDYRLSFLHGNFVTLTNMTADDYARIYEQRLSPLYVSAHATDDDVRRVFLRKPDAEPILPLLQELHAHGIRTHTQIVVTPGLNDGKTLWRSFDDLLALYPNVLSIGVVPVGLTKYRDDLPALSLVTPEMATKILHEVERRHTRMRKRHGTGVIYAADEMVLVAEAPIPPAAYYDDYCQIENGIGLVRRLMDTYDEREKEIPRRLARPLRLCFATGHSAGPFIADLCERVSRKVKNLEVMSLIVNNDFWGHTVTVAGLLTGADIATQFRAATLDVDALVVPPECLNTDGLFLDDETIPELQDQLGLPVLTSGHDFVATVLNSIAAIRSAQSAPSVT